In Amyelois transitella isolate CPQ chromosome 26, ilAmyTran1.1, whole genome shotgun sequence, the following proteins share a genomic window:
- the LOC106131995 gene encoding UDP-glucosyltransferase 2 — protein MAELLFFIISAFILSVDSARILAVFPMPSISHQVVFRPLVLELVKRGHDVVLITPDPSFPKGGGPINLTEIDMHDIAYKPWIEYLPEEYKDKLMSIHTLSIKSTLEITALINTKVVEVQLLSELVQELINDKTQHFDLLLVEACLRPTLVFSHIFKAPVIQVSSAGPIPYNLQTVGAPMHPILYPFAYSKKLSNLTLYDKYMELYNFLINQYVTYRNEKIENDMLRRTLGSDVPTVSELSENVDMLFLNVHSLWESNRPVPPNVLYLGALHIKQEKELPKDLKSYLDSSKNGVIYMSFGTNVDPSMIPPQVISSFVDVFAELRYNVLWKWHTEDVPRLPKNVKISKWLPQRDLLMHPNVKLFITQGGLQSTDEAIAAAVPLIGIPMLGDQWYNVEKYVHHGIGVRLDIETIDADKFKDAIDTVINDKSYLDNIRKLKSLMYDQPQTPLEKAVWWTEYVLRHGGRHLRSPAANLPWTVYYEIELLFYLLLFVIGARFLLVYLLFRLYKFVRGWLSKRKLKTN, from the exons ATGgcggaattgttattttttattataagtgctTTTATATTAAGTGTTGATAGTGCAAGAATATTAGCAGTGTTTCCGATGCCGTCTATTAGTCACCAAGTAGTGTTTAGACCTTTAGTTCTAGAATTAGTTAAACGCGGTCATGATGTTGTTTTAATTACTCCAGATCCAAGTTTTCCTAAAGGAGGTGGGCCTATCAATTTAACAGAAATAGATATGCATGACATAGCATATAAACCTTGGATCGAATACCTTCCAGAAGAATACAAAGATAAGTTGATGTCTATTCATACATTGAGTATTAAATCTACGTTAGAAATAACCGCACTTATAAACACAAAAGTTGTAGAAGTCCAACTTCTATCGGAACTAGTTCAAGAgttaataaatgataaaacgCAGCATTTTGATCTATTGCTTGTTGAAGCTTGCCTAAGACCAACATTAGTATTctcacatatttttaaagcacCAGTTATCCAAGTCAGTTCTGCTGGTCCCATTCCATACAATTTGCAAACAGTCGGAGCCCCGATGCATCCAATTCTTTATCCGTTTGCATACAGCAAGAAGCTTTCAAATTTAACGCTCTATGATAAGTATATGGAACTTTATAACTTTTTGATAAACCAATATGTGACGTATAGGAATGAAAAAATCGAAAATGACATGCTTAGAAGGACCTTAGGTTCGGATGTGCCTACAGTGAGTGAGCTGTCTGAGAATGTAGAtatgttgtttttaaatgttcaTTCTCTTTGGGAATCAAATAGGCCAGTGCCAccaaatgttttatatttgggAGCTTTGCATATAAAGCAAGAGAAAGAGTTACCAAAg GACcttaaatcttatttagaCTCTTCAAAAAATGGCGTAATATATATGAGCTTTGGTACAAATGTAGATCCTTCAATGATTCCGCCGCAAGTGATTTCGTCATTTGTCGATGTGTTCGCTGAGTTGCGCTATAACGTTTTGTGGAAATGGCATACTGAAGATGTACCTAGGCTaccaaaaaatgttaaaatttcaaagtGGCTCCCCCAAAGAGATcttttaa tgcATCCAAAcgtgaaattatttataacccAGGGTGGTCTTCAATCTACTGATGAGGCTATAGCAGCTGCAGTGCCTCTTATCGGAATACCAATGCTTGGGGATCAATGGTATAACGTCGAAAAATATGTTCATCATGGTATTGGTGTGAGACTAGATATTGAAACTATTGATGCTGACAAATTTAAGGACGCCATTGATACTGTCATTAATGATAAAAG TTACCTCGACAATATACGAAAGCTGAAATCACTAATGTATGACCAACCTCAAACGCCATTAGAAAAGGCTGTATGGTGGACTGAGTACGTTTTAAGACACGGAGGGCGCCATCTACGTTCGCCGGCCGCAAACCTACCTTGGACTGTATACTATGAAATAGaactactgttttatttactcCTCTTTGTGATTGGGGCGCGctttttattagtatatttattgtttaggTTGTATAAATTTGTTAGAGGTTGGCTGAGTAAAAGGAAATTAAagacaaattaa
- the LOC106131978 gene encoding SCAN domain-containing protein 3-like produces MAARRGEPKKSDVPFDYQATKQEYMKTIKKQADVRPWLQSELKSVIADIKMANGKSSELTQTYETFVSDDQERGILILRRDKSPTIIEVVSAEDSFDLFVEVHQATGHGGRDKMLQNMRQKYHVSEVCLKIFLDLCNVCRTNKKVNPEKNIHHTVIVDLLDFCATPEETDGDFGHVLIYKFKWSGFTLLRPISSTNFEKDIALELLNIFLDFGPPAKIVVDISRLSLFQSVIVQIMSLSCDFSVLVEYNVNEDPTKYCIKDSIQNWIDVNGTGKGWATMCHLLQWKINKSKSIEQSIHVKDDCPHSAHFK; encoded by the coding sequence ATGGCTGCGCGTCGCGGTGAGCCAAAAAAATCAGACGTGCCATTTGATTATCAAGCAACAAAACAGGAATACATGAAAACGATCAAGAAACAGGCAGACGTGCGACCGTGGCTTCAAAGTGAGTTGAAATCTGTTATAGCTGATATAAAAATGGCAAATGGGAAATCGTCTGAATTAACACAAACCTATGAAACGTTTGTATCGGACGATCAAGAGAGGGGAATATTGATTTTACGTCGTGATAAATCCCCGACGATAATTGAGGTGGTTTCCGCCGAAGATTCGTTCGATTTGTTCGTCGAAGTACATCAAGCAACCGGTCATGGCGGGAGAGACAAAATGTTACAGAATATGCGACAGAAATACCACGTTTCTGAAGTATGTTTGAAAATCTTTTTAGATCTGTGCAACGTTTGtcgtacaaacaaaaaagtgaatccggaaaaaaatatccatCATACCGTCATAGTCGATTTATTGGATTTCTGTGCGACACCCGAAGAAACAGACGGTGATTTTGGTCACGTGttaatatacaaatttaaatggtCTGGCTTCACATTGTTACGGCCAATAAGCAGTACCAATTTTGAGAAAGACATCGCTTTGGAACTATTGAATATATTTCTAGATTTTGGACCCCCTGCGAAGATAGTTGTAGATATTTCCAGATTATCTCTGTTCCAATCGGTTATAGTTCAAATAATGAGTTTATCGTGCGATTTTAGTGTTTTAGTCGAATATAATGTGAATGAGGACCCCACAAAGTATTGCATTAAGGATAGTATACAAAATTGGATAGACGTGAACGGTACTGGAAAAGGTTGGGCGACTATGTGTCATTTATTacaatggaaaataaataaaagcaaatcTATAGAACAGTCTATACATGTGAAAGATGACTGTCCGCATAGTGCACATTTCAAATAA